Proteins encoded within one genomic window of Brachybacterium muris:
- the treY gene encoding malto-oligosyltrehalose synthase, with amino-acid sequence MTDERQSTVPTSTYRLQLHAGFTADDGAALVPYLARLGVGHIFCSPVLQAAPGSVHGYDVVDHTRISEEIGGEAALRRLADAAHAHGMGLIVDVVPNHMAIPTPIWHNRALWSVLKEGPASPYADWFDLDASAELSVLVPVLGRPIGAVLADGEISVGTAEIPQPDGSVLEEQVVRYYDNVLPIAAGTEHLGLADLLDRQWYRLAYWKVSDEELNYRRFFDVNTLVAVRVELPEVFEATHATLLRLQAEGIIDGYRIDHPDGLADPRGYLRDLDRATGGAWTVVEKILEGEEQLPGDFPCAGTTGYDALWRVGGLFHEPHGALGLTHLWQRRTGDQRPFEEVAEEATELIVTTSLWAEIERLTTLIHRICQEDIRLRDTTRRNIQRVVVALLSSMDRYRAYIVPGEPASGSERAVIEHAAARARRMLGEDEDVLAALEVVVALVCGDEVGSAGRTSSAERAEVIVRFAQTCGPVHAKALEDTAFYRFTRFVAVNEVGSDPDRIGVEPDAVHDHAATMLRTRPDAMTTLSTHDTKRSEDVRARLAVLTELPLEWALTVQALDQATAEHRGDRVDGAMELLLWQTLAGCWDLPGSGAERITVERLDGYLTKAMREAKVHTTWTEQDAEYETQVLELGRAALASEQVDAILTDWTRRTLSSQRSTILGQKLIQLTMPGVPDVYQGNETIDLSLVDPDNRRPVDHALHQQRLERMIDGAGPDGIGDEKLWLTHRALTLRKERPELFQGREASYRPLPTTTGHAFAFGRAHGDGELDVVTVATRLAHGLSQRGGWGEAWIALPKGQWRNALTGTEHRGGQLALSSLLAEWPVALLVRTAADETPSEQESDNPERTA; translated from the coding sequence GTGACCGACGAGAGACAGTCCACCGTCCCTACCTCCACGTACCGGCTGCAGCTGCATGCCGGGTTCACGGCCGACGACGGTGCCGCCCTGGTGCCGTACCTGGCGCGTCTGGGCGTGGGGCACATCTTCTGCTCCCCCGTGCTGCAGGCGGCGCCGGGTTCCGTGCACGGCTACGACGTGGTGGACCACACCCGCATCAGCGAGGAGATCGGCGGTGAGGCGGCCCTGCGCCGCCTCGCCGATGCCGCGCACGCCCACGGCATGGGGCTGATCGTCGACGTGGTGCCCAACCACATGGCGATCCCCACCCCGATCTGGCACAACCGCGCCCTGTGGTCGGTGCTGAAGGAAGGGCCTGCCTCCCCGTATGCGGACTGGTTCGATCTTGACGCCTCCGCGGAGCTGTCGGTGCTGGTGCCTGTGCTGGGCCGCCCGATCGGTGCGGTGCTGGCCGACGGGGAAATCTCGGTGGGCACCGCCGAGATCCCCCAGCCGGACGGCTCCGTGCTGGAGGAGCAGGTGGTGCGGTACTACGACAACGTGCTGCCGATCGCCGCCGGCACCGAGCACCTGGGCCTGGCGGACCTGCTGGACCGCCAGTGGTACCGCCTGGCGTACTGGAAGGTCTCCGACGAGGAGCTGAACTACCGGCGCTTCTTCGACGTCAACACCCTCGTTGCGGTGCGGGTGGAGCTGCCGGAGGTGTTCGAGGCCACCCACGCAACGCTGCTGCGCCTGCAGGCCGAGGGCATCATCGACGGCTACCGCATCGACCACCCCGACGGCCTGGCCGATCCCCGCGGGTACCTGCGGGACCTCGACCGTGCCACCGGCGGGGCCTGGACCGTGGTGGAGAAGATCCTGGAGGGCGAGGAGCAGCTGCCCGGGGACTTCCCCTGCGCCGGCACCACCGGCTACGACGCCCTGTGGCGGGTGGGCGGCCTGTTCCACGAACCGCACGGCGCGCTCGGGCTCACCCACCTGTGGCAACGCCGCACCGGCGACCAGCGGCCCTTCGAGGAGGTGGCCGAGGAGGCCACCGAGCTGATCGTCACCACCAGCCTGTGGGCGGAGATCGAACGGCTCACCACCCTGATTCACCGCATCTGCCAGGAGGACATCCGCCTGCGCGACACCACCCGCCGCAACATCCAGCGGGTCGTCGTCGCACTGCTGAGCTCCATGGACCGCTACCGGGCGTACATCGTCCCGGGTGAGCCGGCCTCCGGCTCCGAGCGGGCCGTGATCGAGCATGCCGCCGCCCGGGCCCGCCGCATGCTGGGCGAGGACGAGGACGTGCTGGCCGCCCTGGAAGTCGTGGTGGCCCTGGTGTGCGGCGACGAGGTGGGTAGCGCCGGCCGCACCTCGAGTGCGGAGCGGGCCGAGGTGATCGTGCGCTTCGCCCAGACCTGCGGCCCGGTGCACGCCAAGGCCCTGGAGGACACCGCCTTCTACCGCTTCACCCGCTTCGTGGCCGTCAACGAGGTGGGCTCGGACCCGGATCGGATCGGGGTGGAGCCCGATGCGGTCCACGACCACGCCGCCACCATGCTGCGCACCCGCCCCGATGCGATGACCACGCTGTCCACCCACGACACCAAGCGCAGTGAGGACGTGCGGGCGCGCCTGGCCGTGCTCACCGAGCTCCCCCTGGAGTGGGCGCTCACGGTGCAGGCGCTGGACCAGGCCACGGCCGAGCACCGCGGCGACCGCGTCGACGGTGCGATGGAGCTGCTGCTGTGGCAGACCCTCGCTGGCTGCTGGGACCTGCCCGGCTCCGGCGCGGAGCGCATCACCGTCGAGCGTCTGGACGGCTATCTGACCAAGGCGATGCGCGAGGCCAAGGTGCACACCACCTGGACCGAGCAGGACGCCGAGTACGAGACCCAGGTGCTCGAGCTGGGCCGGGCCGCGCTGGCCAGCGAGCAGGTGGACGCGATCCTCACGGACTGGACGCGCCGCACTCTTTCCTCGCAGCGCTCGACGATCCTGGGCCAGAAGCTGATCCAGCTGACCATGCCCGGGGTGCCGGACGTGTACCAGGGCAACGAGACGATCGACCTGTCCCTGGTGGACCCCGACAACCGCCGCCCCGTGGACCATGCCCTGCACCAGCAGCGCCTGGAGCGGATGATCGACGGTGCGGGCCCGGACGGCATCGGCGACGAGAAGCTGTGGCTCACCCACCGCGCCCTCACCCTGCGGAAGGAACGCCCGGAGCTGTTCCAGGGCCGTGAGGCGAGCTACCGCCCGCTGCCCACCACCACCGGGCACGCCTTCGCCTTCGGCCGCGCCCACGGCGACGGCGAGCTCGACGTGGTGACCGTGGCCACGCGCCTCGCCCATGGCCTGTCCCAGCGCGGCGGCTGGGGCGAGGCGTGGATCGCCCTGCCGAAGGGGCAGTGGCGGAACGCTCTGACCGGCACGGAGCACCGGGGCGGCCAGCTGGCACTGTCGTCCCTGCTCGCCGAGTGGCCGGTGGCGCTGCTGGTGCGCACCGCAGCGGATGAGACCCCCTCCGAGCAGGAGAGCGACAACCCCGAGAGGACGGCATGA
- the treZ gene encoding malto-oligosyltrehalose trehalohydrolase, whose product MTPTDSDRARQESPVAPRRHDRYEVWAPSASRVQIRIDGAEHEMQAQTDGWHRLPEVPARPGARYAFRLDGDGPWVPDPRSLSQPDGVHADSEVIDPALLQRETDWSGRSLRGAVLYEMHVGTFTPGPDGRGGTFDSAIERLDELVELGVDAVELMPVAAFPGDRGWGYDGVGLYATHASYGGPAGLARFVQAAHRRGLAVVLDVVHNHLGPAGNYLGMFGPYFTDAYQTPWGPAVNLDQEAAREVRDFLLGSARHWLVDMGLDGLRLDAVHELRDRSSRHFLAELSDTVDAWSQETGRELTLIAESDRNQPATVTPTSASGLGMDMQWADDVHHGVHAWITGEQRGYYADFGSSEVLTRVLTGMFRHTGTWSTFRGRQWGAPVDPASPHYDGHSFVTFLQNHDQVGNRARGDRIHHGLDPARHAAAIALVLLGPGTPMLFQGEEWAASTPFAYFTDHDEELGALVSAGRAEEFAAMGWADQVFDPQDRGSFEQSMLQWQERTEGDHARMLAWYRTLIALRREHPELRDPDLRRVEAEVLSEDAVLLRRGSIEILAHRGDGGLETGSAPREVLAAFGQVAVDETAGLHLDGPGVVVTRS is encoded by the coding sequence ATGACCCCCACCGACAGCGACCGCGCACGTCAGGAGAGCCCCGTGGCGCCCCGGCGCCACGACCGCTACGAGGTGTGGGCCCCGTCGGCCTCCCGCGTGCAGATCCGCATCGACGGCGCCGAGCATGAGATGCAGGCCCAGACCGATGGGTGGCACCGCCTGCCCGAGGTGCCTGCGCGGCCAGGTGCCCGCTATGCGTTCCGCCTGGACGGCGACGGCCCCTGGGTCCCGGACCCCCGCTCCCTGTCCCAGCCGGACGGGGTGCACGCCGACAGCGAGGTGATCGACCCCGCGCTGCTGCAACGGGAGACCGACTGGAGCGGCCGCAGCCTGCGCGGCGCCGTGCTCTACGAGATGCACGTGGGCACGTTCACGCCCGGCCCGGACGGTCGCGGCGGCACCTTCGACTCGGCGATCGAGCGGCTCGACGAGCTGGTGGAGCTGGGGGTGGACGCGGTCGAGCTGATGCCCGTGGCCGCATTCCCCGGTGACCGCGGCTGGGGCTACGACGGAGTGGGGCTGTACGCCACCCACGCCTCCTACGGGGGCCCCGCAGGCCTGGCCCGCTTCGTGCAGGCCGCCCATCGGCGCGGTCTCGCGGTGGTGCTGGACGTGGTGCACAACCACCTGGGGCCGGCCGGCAACTACCTGGGCATGTTCGGTCCGTACTTCACCGACGCCTATCAGACCCCGTGGGGCCCGGCGGTGAACCTGGACCAGGAGGCCGCGCGCGAGGTGAGGGACTTCCTGCTGGGATCGGCGCGGCACTGGCTGGTGGACATGGGACTGGACGGCCTGCGCCTGGACGCCGTGCACGAGCTGCGCGACCGATCCTCCCGGCACTTCCTGGCCGAGCTCTCCGACACCGTGGACGCGTGGTCGCAGGAGACGGGACGCGAGCTGACGCTGATCGCGGAATCGGACCGGAACCAACCGGCCACCGTCACCCCCACCTCCGCCTCCGGTCTCGGCATGGACATGCAGTGGGCCGACGACGTGCACCACGGCGTGCACGCCTGGATCACGGGCGAGCAGCGCGGCTACTACGCGGACTTCGGCAGCTCCGAGGTGCTCACGCGCGTGCTCACCGGCATGTTCCGGCACACGGGCACCTGGTCCACCTTCCGCGGCAGGCAGTGGGGTGCGCCGGTGGACCCGGCCTCACCGCACTACGACGGACACTCCTTCGTCACGTTCCTGCAGAACCACGACCAGGTGGGCAACCGGGCCCGCGGAGACCGCATCCACCACGGCCTGGACCCCGCCCGGCATGCCGCGGCGATCGCCCTGGTGCTGCTGGGCCCGGGCACCCCGATGCTGTTCCAGGGCGAGGAGTGGGCGGCCTCCACGCCGTTCGCGTACTTCACCGATCACGACGAGGAGCTGGGTGCCCTGGTCAGCGCGGGCCGCGCCGAGGAGTTCGCGGCGATGGGCTGGGCGGACCAGGTGTTCGACCCGCAGGATCGCGGTTCCTTCGAGCAGTCGATGCTGCAGTGGCAGGAGCGCACCGAGGGTGACCACGCTCGCATGCTCGCCTGGTACCGCACCCTGATCGCACTGCGTCGCGAGCACCCCGAGCTGCGGGACCCCGATCTGCGGCGTGTCGAGGCGGAGGTGCTCTCCGAGGACGCGGTGCTGCTGCGTCGCGGGAGCATCGAGATCCTCGCCCATCGCGGCGACGGTGGGCTGGAGACGGGCTCCGCGCCGCGTGAGGTGCTGGCCGCCTTCGGTCAGGTGGCGGTCGATGAGACGGCCGGCCTGCACCTGGACGGGCCCGGCGTGGTGGTGACCCGCAGCTGA
- the zapE gene encoding cell division protein ZapE produces the protein MTSALADRRPEPTLERLLADLVPPPRFADARLDTYVPDPAHPSQAEAKERITAFAAQIGEGEKKGGLLDRLGLGSKRRTDAARGIYLDGGFGVGKTHLLTSLFHAVGGNRVYGTFVEYTNMVGALGFQKALDQLAQSQLVCIDEFELDDPGDTLLMSRLIRELSDRGVAVAATSNTLPEALGEGRFAAQDFLREIQSMSERFEVMRIDGQDYRRRDGAVNIRALPQAAVSAHARTGSGATLDSFDELLAHLARVHPSRYGAMIDDVTCAHLTGVRRVDSHNDALRLVVLVDRLYDRKVPVPVSAADGGDVLEHLYSEDLLGSGYRKKYYRSLSRLASLATDGAALVEDGGDPS, from the coding sequence GTGACTTCCGCGCTCGCCGATCGCCGCCCCGAACCCACCCTGGAACGCCTGCTGGCCGACCTGGTGCCCCCGCCGCGGTTCGCCGATGCCCGTCTGGACACCTACGTCCCCGATCCCGCGCACCCCTCGCAGGCCGAGGCCAAGGAGCGCATCACCGCCTTCGCCGCGCAGATCGGCGAGGGTGAGAAGAAGGGCGGCCTCCTGGACCGACTGGGGCTCGGCTCCAAGCGGCGCACCGACGCGGCGCGCGGCATCTACCTCGACGGCGGTTTCGGCGTGGGCAAGACCCACCTGCTCACCTCCCTTTTCCACGCCGTCGGCGGCAACCGCGTGTACGGCACCTTCGTGGAGTACACCAACATGGTGGGAGCCCTGGGCTTCCAGAAGGCGCTGGACCAGCTGGCGCAGTCGCAGCTGGTGTGCATCGACGAGTTCGAGCTGGACGACCCCGGTGACACGCTGCTGATGAGCCGACTGATCCGGGAGCTGTCCGATCGGGGCGTGGCGGTGGCCGCCACCTCCAACACCCTGCCCGAGGCGCTGGGGGAGGGACGCTTCGCCGCCCAGGACTTCCTGCGCGAGATCCAGTCGATGTCGGAGCGCTTCGAGGTGATGCGCATCGACGGCCAGGACTACCGCCGTCGTGACGGCGCCGTCAACATCCGCGCCCTCCCGCAGGCTGCGGTCTCAGCCCACGCCCGGACCGGGTCCGGCGCCACCCTGGACTCCTTCGACGAGCTGCTCGCGCATCTGGCCCGGGTCCATCCCTCACGCTACGGCGCGATGATCGACGACGTCACCTGCGCGCACCTGACAGGGGTCCGGCGGGTGGACTCGCACAACGACGCCCTGCGCCTGGTGGTGCTGGTGGACCGGCTGTACGACCGGAAGGTGCCGGTGCCCGTCTCCGCGGCCGACGGCGGTGATGTCCTCGAGCACCTCTACTCCGAGGATCTGCTGGGCAGCGGGTACCGCAAGAAGTACTACCGCTCCCTCTCGCGCCTGGCGTCCCTGGCCACCGACGGGGCCGCCCTGGTGGAAGACGGGGGCGACCCTTCCTGA